A region of the Perca flavescens isolate YP-PL-M2 chromosome 15, PFLA_1.0, whole genome shotgun sequence genome:
ATCAATATATAATTTCAATATAgctgttattttttcttctcagCACAGTTACAGCACATGTATTCAGTTAATCTGTCACTGTTGTCCATGAGCTTTTGTCAGCAATAAGGAGATGAATTTTTTCAGATTTCACTGCAGAATAACTGACaggctgatttttattttattattcatttgacATTTCACTGCAATTTCATGTTGCAATCTCATTTTAACAGTAAAGCTGGTGGTTTTAATTTTGAATATGTAAACAATGTCATTAATGTAGGTCTGGTGTTTCTAAATGACAGAAAGGCATTGTGATGGTTGTTGGTTAAAGGCTTGGTTAATGAATTAATgctttgtatatactgtatatatgaaaTGGCACATCAGAATGACCAAACCCAAAACCCAGCACGATGTGAAACCATTTATATGATTTTAATGAGTTGTGTATTTTTCTATATTAATTGTGTCATTGTATTACATAGCTCACTAAACTTGTCATCTAAACATTAAGCTAACGATACCCTCATTTATATTTCTCTCCAGAGGGCAGccattttttaaaacagcaCCGTTTCTGTATGGCACTCTCAGTCCCATTTGAAGTCTTGCCCCACAGTTTCAAAGAATTTGACATTGAATGGCCTATAAAACTCCTGCAGCTGCTCTATAACCTCCTGTTCAATCTGTACGTGAGTCCTGCCCTTGGATTTGCCAAGGCAGCGTGGCTGGCTGCTGCTCTCCGGCTTCTTCAGACAGGGGAAGCCTTTGGTTCGGTTAAAGTAGAAGTGCTTGTCCGTGATTATTCGTTTCAGTCCTAGAAAGTCCTGAACACGGCCCATTTCCCCTGCCGGATCCGTGATTAGTCGTTCCCCGCTCACAAAGTGCATCTGCGACAGGCGAAAGTACTGCAGCCAGTTCTCCAGGTGCAGGATGTACATCCCGATCCGAATGGCGTTCCAGGAAGTGTCGACGAGACCCAGACTTATGTTCTTAAAAGCCAGCTCTTCAAATGTAGGGATGTCGGGTTTTTTGGTAAGAGTCTGTGTATAGTCAGAGATGGCTCTTGTGACTGGGTTACGCACCACAACAATCAGCTTGGTCTCATGGGACATGCTGGAGATGCGTCTAGGTGCCTCTCTGGTGACAAAGTAGCTGGGTGTCTTCTCTAATGTGATCTGGCTGTCTAGTGTTCGTGGCATTAGTCCCCTTGGGAGAGAAATAAAAGAATAGAACACACATGAATGAGTCAGCAAGAGTTGATATTTTCCTGTTCAGCACCATTTACACATATTTTCTGTTGGATAGATGACAGTAGGTTACAAAAGTCAGAGGAAAGCAAACATGAATCCTTACTTGTATCACAAATGAGTTAAAAACAACCTTACAACATGTGTTGTATAATATTCCATAGACTATGTCAAACTATAGGGATATTGTCCAGCTAATACACAGTATCAAATTAACTGTAGATGTTGACATGAACACAATGCAAATGTAGTTAGTAGATATTAATTGCAGGACATGCATCATAATTACCATGATCATGTTGCTGAGATAATGGCTTTTTAAACTACAGGCAAATGTTTATATTTGTCATATTAatcatgtgtgtttttcttcccagtgTAATATGTCATTCTGCTTTGACACTTTGCTCCAATAAAACTTTTAATTAATGAGCATCTCATGTTGGCTGTTGAGACAAGGATTTCCTGGGCCACAATTCATCCACTTGTTGTTCCCTGTTTcctgtaaataaaaaagaaaggctGTGCACAATAACTCTGCAGTTTTGTGAGAATAATTACAAAATAGTAAtattaaacagtttttttcttttatgatTACAGAAGATATAGTGCCTGCATTTCTCTATTTCACAGCACGGGCATTGGTTTCTGGATTTCAGGTACGTTACCACACAGTTCTGATGATTAAATACCACACTTTCTTTATTATTACTGGGGGAAGGCTTCGATTAAAACCTAACCTTTCTCAAAGCTTTCTTTCTCAAGGTAGGGGTAGCCATAGGTTACCTCTTAAGTCTTGAAAATATTGAtccatttacttttatttatgaaTCCTGAGTTGTTGGCTTGGGTGCCCCAGGGCCACTAAGCAATTGTTAATCTTttatgagaacagcagcacctTTTCAAGCAAACAGCTTTGCTGCACACTAAAAAACTTGCAGCCATTTTCCAGGAGGTGCAGTCTTTGGCTGTGTGCTAAGCAAACCGTCTTCGCTATCTGGCTTGTCAATTCCATACATTTTCACCATGCTCAGAGGTGAAGATTGTGTAGATGAGAGGACCCTGTACGTGCTGGTTTAAAACTGCAACTTGTCATTTCACAAAACTGGGCTGACAAAGtgaacacacacagtgaaaggtTGCAGATGCTCTGCTTAAAAATAGATACCGCTGCCTGCTGTTATACTATATACCTGCTGTTGACCATAGCATGATGATGCTGGCAATAAGGAGTTTAATAAGGAGTTCAATGTGAAATCAAGAGAATTTCACACTGCCATTTTTCCCTCAcattggttgtttttgtttggttACAGAATATAAAACTCCAAGTGAGCCCATccatcagaagaagaagaagctggaaCATGTGCTAACTTACCTTGAGTTATTGATTTTTACAGCTGTGAGTCTTAGCACTGGATAAATTACATTGAAATTATACAGCACTGACGTGACTGATATAGACGAGGAAATAAaggtgtgaaaaaaaataaaaagactgaCTGACTGCATGTCAAGTTGAGAAGCCAGCGGTACCACTGGGATCAATaatcattaaaaatgtaaagaaggGTTATTATAACATTAAGGTGTTATGACAGACACTCAAAGATTtgacttgaaagtaaatggaaCTTTTTGAACGCACATATTCATACACACGTCACCACCACAGTCAGTTCCAGCTAACATGTGCTTTGGATCTAGCTTTGTTATCTGGATAAGAACATGTTTTTCCCAGACACAGTCATTAAAAAGGAGTGGCTATCCAATGGTGAATACATTTTTCTGTGTGTCTCAAAAACCCCTGCGAAATTATTCTTTTCATTATTAGaatttgataattttttttccaataataTTTGTAATGTCTAGAAGAGAGGtataattaaatgatttaatggCAATCATGTGTGTATGGAGCTAACAGGAAGACAGATGGCTTGGCCAGCGTAAGTCTGGGGTGTGCATGCTCTCAACTGGCTTGGCTAGAGAAGTAGACCACATGCTCTATGGGCTCAGAAACAAAAGCATGAGGAAGGAGACATATGTGCATAGTAAGCAACTATTATAGGAATGAATGGAGCTCAATCTGTAAACACAGTTCTCCTTAATACATCCGTGGCTCATACAACAGCATTGTTCCCGGAGACTCATTTAGGGACCATCACAATGTGCAAGACAAGTGTGATGTGACTGACAAGAGTGGCAAAACTAGTAAACTAGAAAGCTTTGATGCTGGAATCGATTACCTTTAGTATAAGTAACATTAGCCTTCTTAGCACAGTTCCCCTCAAAGTAGCCAACATATGCCTttgcctgtctctgtctgtccaacAAATCCTCCAGATTAAATGACAAATCACAGTGCATCCAGAAATGAAGGAAACGAGAATCCGTAGGTGAATGCAAAGGCATGTGATCAGATGTCATTATCCAGGTGTACACAGGGTTTGGGGTGTGAATGTGAAACTGTCAGAGTCAGAGTAAACATAGTTACTGTATATGATTCACAATAAACGTATGCAGTCTTTTAACATTATTGTCATTGATGGATTAACAAATCCTCACTACAGTAGTATCTTGTTCTGAGAGTAGTTCTCCTCAAAACACTCAACAAGTTGTTACCAACAATTTAATTGCATCTTCAGTTTCTGTTCAGACAAGATTAGATGGAAACAGACATCATCTAACTTCATGTATGACTCTAATCTTGGCCCTGTGGCTCATTAAACTGATACCTACAGCCTGTGTTCACTGAGCTCTGTTGTCTATTCAAATGATTGCTTAACTAGCTGTAACTGCAGTCAAGGAGACAAGGTACAACCCAATGATCAAAGGATGttagtctttattttttttattgaaatcagGGCTATTTTTAGGGGATGCTTTCATGTCAATGCAAGCGGCCTGGACCAATACATTCCAAGTCATCAGTCTTGGAGTGATGTTAATGGGGGAAATTTATTTGAACTACAATTGTGTTTTCAATTATCTGGTTATAGAAAGATTATGATCCAACACATGTGCCAGCTCTGCTGCAACTGATTGTAATGGCTGCATATTAACCTTTAATAGCCATATGTGATATAACAAACAGAATGCAAGTGACAAGTAGAGATtcattatttttgataaatcaTTTTCTTTGCTCCCCAAACACacccggcagcagcagcagcctcattTATGTATCTGTTCATTATTGAGATAGTGGGAATCAGGCCAGAAGGGGAACATGTGATACCTGAGGCAGGTGTCTGAGCCAACCAGGATTTTTCCCCCCATGCCTCCAAGAAACTATCAGCACTGCACACAAGATCTGAAAGTTAAATATGAAATTGAGGATATTTATGGCAGTGGATTCTTTCACTCAAAGCTGTTCCATCCTCTCTTTGTAATGATTACTTGCAGTTAGAAAATCTACGTGATTGTAATAACAATGGAATTGCTCTGATGGTAATAAATAACTGTTGTTTCAGACCTTTTCATTATCATCAGTATGCATGTATGAGTAGAAACAACCTGTAAAATGCACGTTTATACGAACATcttgctttgctttgcttttgcGTGTGAAACACATACCCAGACACAAACCTTAACTAACTGACATTTGAGTAAAGGTGATTGATTACCACCTTTTCACTCAGAGTCAACGCTAAATTCGTTGGGGGTAATTCACAGTATTCTTCCCAATTCTTGGTGAAACTTTAAGTCAGAATGCATTACAGGCTTGGCTGTGACATTTTAATCACTCTGGGAAAATGAACTCAGGTGTCGAAGATAAGCTCGATTCTGTAAATGCGACCTCTTCCTTGTCAAGTGAGAGGACATGGTTGAAAGCTCATTTGTTCTGGATGCTTCAGCATTGCGTTTGATGCTGTCATTGCACAATTCTTGTTGGTAATTTCTGTAAGTATCAGTTTTGCTTTTATGGAGATCATTTCAATGTCTATACCGTGCCATAAATTTTGTCATTTCTTACTGTATATAACACTTTGTTGtatcttaaaggtgcaatatgtaatattcagcccagtctcacgccaggtcgttatatagtcacgttattgtaatctattaagtcgtggacaggttatgtaaatcccgtttttttcgtgtggccattacgaaattgaaagcaacgcattttaatgggaagcatatgtcgtgatcccagaacgaaaGCGAGCAGCGAGTAGTTGAAAAGGTGAAAGTCCGCGTAgagaggttggtcggggtggtggatgggtcagaaaacacaggactttcaccacgGAGACCGGgcatcgcgtcccgcgtgtggcagttcctttgtcccgcgtgttgcacaaaacacaggactttcaccccgagACTGGGGATCGCGCCCCGCGTgtggcagttcctttgtcggcgtgttGCAcagaacacaggactttcaccccggagaccggggatcgcgccccgcgtgtggcagttcctttgtcccgcgtcccgtgtgtgacggttcctttccccgttctttttttttcctaaccccaaccgtcttgttattgtggcgtttcatttccccgttgtggtgtttcatttccccgttgttgtgtgcccctgcgcgggtcgcgagtggcggcccgtcccgttgttttagCCGGCGTGAGGCGCCTTTTTTCCccgatcgcgagtggcggcccgtaccattgttttggccggcgtgtggcgcctcatttccccgatcgcgagtggcggcccgttccgttgttttggccggcgtgtggcgcctcgtTTCCCtgatcgcgagtggcggcccgtcccgttgttttggccggcgtgtggcgcctcatttccccgttgtcgcgtcccccagagcagcaggttcgaaaagcgtgacctgtacacgttcaaaagtagttgcatatacacgaaaaaaacgggatttaacctgtccacgacttaatagattacaataacgtgactatataacgacctggcgtgagaccgggttggtaatattgtatgtaatactgacagctagcggttaaaatagttactgcactaccaattcaaaatactggagagtcgtttcccccgccccctccttcccagactcgaagttcacaggggttgccaggctgagaccgcagcattcacaacaatgttgctagatgctttttctcacatagccagacattactccacagcacagcggagtagctaacggtagatgctggagctctgtaaccaactgacagacacactttctcggcttaaaatgacagtctgaaccgctaaaaacacaacaacctcactgtgctcttcacacgccagtcaggcacacttcctcggcttagaattacaatacgaaccgctaaaaataccactaccttgccgacggaacacacttcattggcttagaattacggcaacaatcgctaaacacactgcaaactcacagtcctctctttccaatTTACAGCCctcctctcgtggcttaaaataattcaccgttgtcggctgcagccgctgaagaggctacacgctgtaaacagccatgggctgcttgcctggtcctcccggtaacgttaacagttagcagggttagcatggcggcgttagccaggaccagtcgggatcactttactggctatgtctcaattgtttttgcgagtaaccaactcggttactccagctatataattcaatgtgagaacacaaatgttgaaatgacaaaaaatgcccgtccctagtagctgtgataaattagcctgaagctaatgcttacctgttcaggagaaaataagccaactctgcgtccttttgggatctaaactgtctccatctttcaaatacatctccaatatttaccagggggttgttacgtctctggtcacgcaactgttagaaacatgcggttttcttttttttatgtcatgtagaatctatctccgttgattctgttcgtttgtttgctgctttcatggctgtactaccgttacagctgtagcgcgctgggtttacgtttttacaggtatatctggcaacccggcctgcctgtcaaactgggccgttgataacaacacacagatcaaaacataaacataaattccgtcacggaatgtaaatttcaaaaagaaaaaatactgacattagcattgttgtcagaaaacatagtatttcagtttaacatgtttccttaatatctgatgaggcattggtgtcatttttggatttattacagtacaaatattacatattggacctttaaccaaaaaaatctaaaagcaAGGAGCTGCATCATCTGTTTGAACAAAACAGGAAGTCACTGAAAATGTGTTAAGGCAGTCACTAATTGGTATATGCATggtgtttattttattgtgaaggtttTAATTTGGATCTTCTCACAACAGGGAGTGTTTGCAGGATATTACAATGTGTGTATCACAGAATAATGTAAAGATGTAGATGTGTCTATGTAAGATGAAGCAAACACAAAAATTAAACAGACTTATTTAGATGCATGTATTCATTATTTAATATGGCTTTTTAACTAGAATTTGGGCTATAAAGTAAGACATAAATAAACACTTTGTTGATTTTAACTATACCTTTTACTATTCCAACAATACTGatttatgttttaaattagcTTCATTATCCACTCCATGAgacaagagaaagaaaatacaaaaacaagcaTCCTTCTGGAGCTCTTATCTTCAGGtagttaaaggacaaatccggcgcaaaatgaacctaggggttaataacatgtgtacagagtcgaccgttctctgggatatgttttcatgctaatcgaatgtgacctgtcttatcgcaaaccgctaattagcttataacgctagtcgtcacgaccagtcgaacgacgaatgCTGTGCTTGacctatgttactggttactgttTGCATGGCGTTCGGCGTTCAACTGGTCATGACTGCTtccccaagatggcgcccgtcCGTATAcatgaacggtactgtctttctaaactatctttttgataaactgtctgtacacctACAAAGTTCttaatgcttcggtttacatgtagggaccctcattatccTACTGTTATAAATAgaaatttctttttactttaccctctgccccgacgactagcgttgcgatgaaaactggtcacatttgattagcataaaaacatatcccagagaacggtggactcggtacacgtgttattaacccctaggttcattttgcgctggatTTGTCCTTTTAGGTCAACAGTGGAAAGCATGGCAGTCATTGCCACTCATTAATGACCTGTGGTGTGCTGAAAGCTTGTCTGCATATTGTAATGATCCTGAAAGAGCCTGCTGGCTATCTTGCTGAACAATTTATCTCTGTTGGCGCAGTGGAGGCAGGGGTTGTGGAGTTGGATGCTGCTATATCATTATGGAGGAATATGCCACAAACTTGGATGTCTTTATTTCAGAGTACCAATGACCCACACCCAACACACCATTCTCCTACAGCATACAGTTCCACTGGGAGAACATGCTAATCTTACTC
Encoded here:
- the hs3st2 gene encoding heparan sulfate glucosamine 3-O-sulfotransferase 2; the protein is MAHRFLSSTNRFSARFAFIFTVSLSCTYLCYSTFFCRSTIMTNQGYEGQRCPPSKKAGGKKLLGELNNCASLEVRSALDESAAQRGSSDLRDQSKAFASSGSHWADMKLRNMSVAQKYGNKKLPNALIVGVKKGGTRAVLEFIRIHPDVRALGTEPHFFDRNYDRGLDWYRGLMPRTLDSQITLEKTPSYFVTREAPRRISSMSHETKLIVVVRNPVTRAISDYTQTLTKKPDIPTFEELAFKNISLGLVDTSWNAIRIGMYILHLENWLQYFRLSQMHFVSGERLITDPAGEMGRVQDFLGLKRIITDKHFYFNRTKGFPCLKKPESSSQPRCLGKSKGRTHVQIEQEVIEQLQEFYRPFNVKFFETVGQDFKWD